AATTAGACACTGTGTGTCCTTTCTGCCTCCAAATATCTGTGGGAAAGAGTTACTGAAGGATGGGGCTGCCTGAATGGCTGGAAAGCTGATCTTTCCTGTATAGATAAGAAAATAACATAAAGTACCAACAAAGTATCCACACAGTCACAATTCAGAATCAGGACATATGgcaataaaaccaaaaacacaggatTTTACTGTACCAGACATCTGCCAGTAACAGTTTTAGATGCTGAGATTCATTAATTACTaagtaaataatacatttattgaGTTAGAATAACTGTAAACTGTTATTTGTGGCACTCTGTACTTTAATATGGGAAATATGGGGCTAATGTCATGTTCCAAAGTATTGTGAGTAATCACTGTCAATTTCTTTTGTCACTGAAGACTGTTAAGGTGTCTTACCAATGCAGTCACTGTCTGTAAAGCCAAAGATGCCTTTGACCTGGTTAAATGTGACATGcttctggatcttaaccacatTCCTGTAGAATTCAGGTGATGCACTGTGGAAATTGAACTGAAattaacacattaaaaaatacagacaaTTCAGGCTATTATAAGAAAAGCTATAATATAGACAGATGGGCTTATATGGATAATGGAAGCCTCACCTGTTAGATATGCCAATTAGAAACACAAAGCTAATTTTCGAACACATTTTACCCCATGTAGTCGAGGTCAGAGAAGATGAAGGTCTTGTTGATATCAAAGCCACAGGCGATAATGTCCTTGGcattttccacagcaaaacGGTGGCATTCTTCTAGTGTAAGGTCCTTCCACAGGTACTTTTCATCATCAGTCATCTGGATCACCAGGGGAATGTCAAATACATCCTGCAGCCATCTGGAACAATAAGATGAGATGGAGTTATAAATCAGGCTCAGTATAAAATTTACAAGGAATATAAGGAGAATAATTGAAGGACAGAGATCATAATTTGTGAAGGGAGAACTCACTTGGTAAAGATGAAGGGGATGAGGTGACCAACGTGCATGGCCTCTGAGGATGGACCTCTGCCAGTGTAAAGGTAGAAAGACTTTTGCTTCTCATATGCATCCAATACCTGATGCATATCTCTGACAAAAACAGCGAagaaagtgttttattaatGTCATTTCCCAGTGAATTCTCACCTCCCCTCCACCATCCGTTTTAAGAAAATCTTCAGAATTAGAAACTTTTATTAATTACTGAATGACAACAGATAATATGCTGCACAACAATATGTGAATAACCCATTTAGTTTAAGTCACAGAGACAATGTTGATGAAATATTCCTGAAATACTAACCTGTGTGAGAAGAAGATTCCTCTTCTTAGAAAGCGGTGTGGTTTCTGTCCTGACACCTTTTCTATTCTGTCCACCAGCTCCTTGTCAATTTTACTGCTGCCAAACCTCACTagaaaaaaacaggacacaACGTGAATGATTCAAGCTAAATTATCTTTAAATCAcctaaaatatacaatatgaaAAAAGCATAGAACCTCCGTTCTCAAAGCGAAGAACACATGTGGAGCCCATTTGAATCCTACCTATTAGTTTGTCATAGTCCACTCCCTTGGCACTGGTGGTGGAAACGTTCCAAGGGTCAACTGTGTCTTCATCATCAGCACCATCTACTGCTGGACCATTGTCAGGGGGAACAGAGTTTTCTGAGGGCGGACAACCTGCTTTGTAATCCTGACCTGTCATTTGTTTGTAGTCCACTTTCAACTTTAGCAGCAACTGGACAGCAACATCAATATCAGCCTGGAGAACCCAAACACTGCTGTCAGATAAACCAcgtattttaaataaattgaatccatattattctttttgttatttagtgTAGCCAACGTGGGTCACAGACACTTACTTTCTCTGCTTTAGCTGCTTTCAAGGCCCTGACTTTGTCTCCTTGTGCGTTCAGTTTCTCATAGAGATCCATTGGACAACCTGCTCCGTCTCCTTGACAGTCTGTCATCTTCTAATAGAATAAAAGCAATTGGTTATCAAACATATTTGTTCCTGATACTATGTACTGAGGCTAATAGTACTTGAGAAAAGCTGCCATATGTGAACATATCACATCTAGCTAGCTATTATACGATAATCTTATATCACCCATTCCCTAGATTATCTTTCTCTGATGTCATAAATTATACATTATGACGTTTTAATAAACATTGGACTGGCTACCATAGACATATAAATATTTAGCATACCGTAAAATATTCTTCACACAGCTGACGGTTTACTGATTCAACTTACATCAGCCTGAATGAGGTGGTGTTTGGCTCAAATTGTTCCCAAGCAAACCGGCATTCTCGACAGTTCCGCTGTACATTAGTCAATGCAAAAATGACACTTCGAAAGATGcatcaaattattatttattatgaataAGACTGTGTATTTCCCCGAACGTATTTAAGGTTAAACCAAAAGGCTAAATTCAATTAAGTGAGTAAATCCTAAATATATGCCGGAAGAAGCCACCATTGTGTTTCGAgcagctttcaaaataaaggtttttacGCATAGTAACTTCTGGTGTGAGACAACAAATCGAAACATTAGTTCTATTTTGAAATGTTGCGTTTTCTCCAAAGAAAAACGGAtatattcctgttttttttttctttttacaaaatTGTAGATTTAACAGATAAAGACAGACTCACTGAGCAGCTGGCGGCGTTTCTTTTTTGCAGTCTGTACAAGGCTTTGAGGCAGACATGGAAAATAACCAGCGATAGCTAATTTAGCTATTTTGGAGCTGGTACTGAGGACACTAAggttagctaagctaacagctaacggGTGCATTAGCATTGAAGTCCGGGGTTTGAGTTAACATTTGTAGTCACAGTGTCCAGTCGTTATGTGCACAAATGATGTAACATTAAGAAACAATCTAATAACAACTGCAATAATGTCTGGGCTCTGTCTGGAAGAAGTAAAGTGACATAGCTGACTTTGGTCTGGGATTACGACAGTTAACAGGTAAACTGGCACTAACGTGGGTCAGTTTAATGGGGGTGGGTCTGGGCTCTTTTACTTTACTTACACTTACTCCCTTTGTAGATAAAATGAAGCCCAAAGTTAACTGTTTGTGCTTGGGAGTCCATGTAGGTGATTGTTAGATGTTTCATGCC
The nucleotide sequence above comes from Mastacembelus armatus chromosome 22, fMasArm1.2, whole genome shotgun sequence. Encoded proteins:
- the wars1 gene encoding tryptophan--tRNA ligase, cytoplasmic encodes the protein MTDCQGDGAGCPMDLYEKLNAQGDKVRALKAAKAEKADIDVAVQLLLKLKVDYKQMTGQDYKAGCPPSENSVPPDNGPAVDGADDEDTVDPWNVSTTSAKGVDYDKLIVRFGSSKIDKELVDRIEKVSGQKPHRFLRRGIFFSHRDMHQVLDAYEKQKSFYLYTGRGPSSEAMHVGHLIPFIFTKWLQDVFDIPLVIQMTDDEKYLWKDLTLEECHRFAVENAKDIIACGFDINKTFIFSDLDYMGASPEFYRNVVKIQKHVTFNQVKGIFGFTDSDCIGKISFPAIQAAPSFSNSFPQIFGGRKDTQCLIPCAIDQDPYFRMTRDVAPRIGYPKPALLHSTFFPALQGAQTKMSASDANSSIFLTDTPKQIKNKINKHAFSGGKDTVEEHRKYGGNPDVDVSFMYLTFFLEDDEQLEKIRQDYTSGALLTGELKKILIETLQPMIAQHQERRKQVTDEIVKQFMTPRPLNFNI